A stretch of Geobacter sp. DNA encodes these proteins:
- a CDS encoding phosphate ABC transporter ATP-binding protein — protein MNTKVRLDKLNVHFGSTHAVKEVSIDFPANSVTAIIGPSGCGKSTVLRSLNRMHDLVPSARVSGRILLDETDIYDRSVDPVAIRRRIGMVFQKPNPFPAMSIYDNVIAGFKLNSRLKRSAADDIVESSLQRVALWDEVKDRLKKSAMELSGGQQQRLCIARTIAVQPEVILMDEPCSALDPIATLKIEELIDELKGQYTVIIVTHNMQQAARVSDYTAFLYLGEVVECNDTRKIFTNPDRQQTEDYITGRFG, from the coding sequence ATGAACACGAAAGTACGTCTCGACAAGCTCAATGTCCATTTCGGCAGCACCCATGCTGTGAAGGAGGTCTCCATTGACTTCCCGGCCAATAGCGTGACCGCCATTATCGGTCCTTCAGGGTGTGGCAAGTCAACGGTCCTGCGCAGCCTGAACCGGATGCATGACCTGGTCCCCTCGGCCCGGGTAAGCGGCAGGATCCTCCTTGACGAAACCGACATCTATGACCGCTCGGTCGACCCCGTGGCCATCCGGCGTCGCATCGGCATGGTGTTCCAGAAACCGAACCCGTTTCCGGCCATGTCCATCTACGACAATGTCATTGCCGGTTTCAAGCTGAACAGCCGCCTGAAGCGTTCTGCGGCTGATGATATCGTTGAGTCGAGCCTGCAGAGGGTCGCCTTGTGGGATGAGGTCAAGGACCGGTTGAAAAAGAGCGCCATGGAACTCTCTGGCGGGCAACAGCAGCGCCTCTGCATCGCCCGGACCATTGCCGTGCAGCCAGAGGTCATCCTGATGGATGAGCCCTGCTCGGCACTCGATCCCATTGCCACGCTGAAGATCGAAGAGCTGATCGACGAACTCAAGGGACAGTACACAGTGATCATCGTGACCCACAACATGCAGCAGGCGGCACGGGTATCCGATTACACGGCTTTCCTCTATCTGGGAGAAGTGGTAGAGTGCAACGACACCCGCAAGATATTCACCAATCCCGACAGGCAACAGACTGAGGATTACATCACAGGAAGGTTCGGTTAA
- the pstC gene encoding phosphate ABC transporter permease subunit PstC, with translation MKRKSLFGRFAHGDTLFRWITLLFAASILLILLLMAMEMVKESLPSLQRFGWDFVTSSEWDAVQERFGSLPFLYGSVVSSILAILLATPLSVGTALFITDIAPSKVGSIVAALVELLAAIPSVIYGLWGILVMTPWLQQTVQPFLIDKFGFLPLFQGAPYGVSMLAAVFILMIMIIPIITSITKEVLLAVPLAQKEAAYALGATRWEMLRMALLPYARSGILGAVILGLGRAIGETMAVTMVIGNTPQISLSLLAPAYTMPSVIANEFAETTSKLHASALMEIGLILLFVTLLINVMARLLIWSVTRGSTGGKA, from the coding sequence ATGAAACGGAAGTCGCTTTTTGGCAGGTTCGCCCATGGAGACACGCTGTTCCGGTGGATCACGCTCCTGTTTGCCGCGAGCATCCTGCTGATCCTCCTGCTGATGGCAATGGAAATGGTCAAGGAGAGCCTCCCTTCCCTGCAGCGCTTTGGCTGGGACTTCGTGACCAGTAGCGAATGGGATGCGGTTCAGGAGCGATTCGGATCCCTGCCGTTTTTATACGGCTCGGTCGTATCCTCCATCCTGGCAATACTGCTGGCAACCCCCTTAAGCGTCGGCACGGCGCTGTTCATTACGGACATCGCCCCGAGCAAGGTGGGTAGCATTGTGGCGGCGCTGGTGGAGCTTTTGGCCGCCATCCCCAGCGTCATTTACGGTCTCTGGGGGATACTGGTCATGACACCGTGGCTCCAGCAGACGGTGCAACCGTTTTTGATCGACAAATTCGGTTTTCTTCCCCTGTTCCAGGGGGCGCCCTATGGCGTGAGCATGCTGGCAGCGGTTTTCATCCTGATGATCATGATCATCCCCATCATTACCTCCATCACGAAAGAGGTGCTCCTGGCCGTGCCCCTCGCCCAGAAAGAGGCTGCCTATGCACTCGGAGCAACCCGCTGGGAGATGCTTCGCATGGCGCTCCTTCCCTATGCCCGCTCCGGCATCCTCGGTGCGGTAATCCTCGGGCTTGGCCGTGCCATCGGTGAAACCATGGCTGTCACCATGGTCATCGGCAATACGCCGCAGATTTCCCTGTCGCTCCTGGCTCCTGCCTATACCATGCCCAGCGTCATTGCCAACGAATTCGCCGAGACGACCTCCAAACTGCACGCCTCAGCGCTGATGGAGATCGGTCTCATCCTGCTTTTTGTCACGCTGCTGATCAACGTCATGGCCCGGTTGCTCATCTGGAGCGTTACCCGTGGCAGCACGGGAGGGAAGGCATGA
- the pstS gene encoding phosphate ABC transporter substrate-binding protein PstS: MLKRITVFVAASLLAMTTLAGAETLINGAGATFPYPLYSKWFSEYAKIDRTVKFNYQSIGSGGGIKQITAQTVDFGASDKFLSDAELKGAPGKLLHIPTVMGAVVVTYNIPGVAKGLKLTSEDVADIFLGKITKWNDPRIANDNPGAKLPDKAIIVVHRSDGSGTTSIFTDYLSGVSKEWEGKVGKGASVKWPIGLGGKGNEGVAGQVKNTQFSIGYVELAYAFENKLPYAFLKNRDGHFIEPSIKSISAAAAGAAKSMPADYRISLVNQPGKDSYPAAGFTWLLVYEQQHDKVKGKKIVEFLNWSLHQGQKMAAPLLYAPLPANVAKMVGKTIKSIKY; the protein is encoded by the coding sequence ATGCTGAAGAGGATAACCGTTTTCGTTGCTGCCAGCCTGTTGGCAATGACCACCCTTGCCGGGGCCGAAACCCTTATCAACGGGGCCGGCGCCACCTTCCCGTACCCGCTTTACTCCAAGTGGTTCAGCGAGTATGCCAAGATCGACCGAACCGTCAAGTTCAACTACCAGTCCATCGGCAGCGGCGGTGGCATCAAACAGATCACTGCCCAGACCGTCGATTTCGGCGCTTCGGACAAGTTCCTCTCCGATGCCGAGCTGAAGGGAGCACCGGGCAAGCTCCTGCACATCCCCACGGTCATGGGGGCAGTCGTGGTTACCTATAATATTCCCGGTGTTGCCAAGGGGCTCAAGCTGACCTCTGAGGACGTGGCCGACATCTTCCTCGGCAAGATCACCAAGTGGAACGATCCGAGGATCGCCAACGATAACCCCGGTGCGAAGCTGCCCGACAAGGCGATCATCGTTGTGCACCGTTCGGATGGCAGCGGCACCACCAGCATCTTCACCGACTATCTCTCTGGCGTCAGCAAGGAGTGGGAAGGAAAGGTCGGCAAGGGGGCATCGGTAAAATGGCCCATCGGTCTCGGCGGCAAGGGGAACGAAGGAGTTGCCGGTCAGGTGAAGAACACACAGTTTTCAATTGGTTATGTCGAGCTGGCCTATGCCTTCGAAAACAAGCTCCCTTACGCATTCCTTAAGAACAGGGATGGGCATTTCATCGAGCCGTCCATCAAGTCGATCAGTGCTGCCGCAGCCGGCGCTGCCAAGAGCATGCCCGCCGACTACCGGATTTCTCTGGTAAACCAGCCGGGCAAGGACTCCTATCCTGCCGCTGGATTCACCTGGCTGCTGGTGTACGAGCAGCAGCATGACAAGGTCAAGGGGAAGAAGATCGTGGAGTTCCTGAACTGGAGCCTGCACCAGGGTCAGAAGATGGCCGCACCGCTGCTCTATGCGCCGCTTCCCGCTAACGTTGCCAAGATGGTCGGCAAGACCATCAAGAGCATCAAATACTGA
- a CDS encoding PAS domain-containing protein, which yields MKTTIRWKLLGSYLVLVLVMGSAFYGFLRHTLENYLVASVTENLFNEAALAALTAGRISGHSDAPSMAAEIGRRISARVTFIAADGTVIGDSEVAAASLSTLDNHLGRPEVQQALQSGKGSATRYSATLRTDMLYVAEPFTAADTTRMVIRLALPLTALEKLKVNLHTLLAIAFAFAAIISLAMSSIFSQMLYRPLRQVAALAEDIGAGNLSRRLTIHRSDEFGNLAQVMNAMASRIQEQLHNLATERNRLDAILRGMGEGLMVTDAQGAVMLVNPAFCALFDVREEVIGRPLIDITRHPTLHESFKLVLQNRAERHEEITLSLGEDKTILTHWVPLLDGEELRGIVAVFHDISDLKRLEKIRKDFVANVSHELRTPVTVIKGYAETLLGGLMVEDPDRAERFVTIILNHSERLATLIGDLLTLSEMESGEFSLQLHPVPLAATIRHAAALVELKAGEKGIVLDISVPDDTPAVLADQGRLEQVFINLLDNAVKYTPGSGRVTVAVTDGEGAVTVRVSDTGPGIPPQSLPRIFERFYRVDTARSRDQGGTGLGLSIVKHIVQLHGGSISVESTPGKGSSFILTLRKA from the coding sequence ATGAAGACGACCATTCGCTGGAAGCTGCTCGGTTCCTATCTCGTGTTGGTCCTGGTCATGGGGAGCGCATTCTATGGTTTTCTTCGCCATACGCTGGAAAACTACCTGGTCGCGTCAGTCACTGAAAACCTTTTCAATGAGGCTGCCCTTGCCGCACTCACGGCGGGAAGAATCTCAGGTCACAGCGATGCGCCGTCCATGGCGGCAGAGATCGGCAGGCGGATCAGCGCGAGGGTTACCTTCATTGCCGCCGACGGCACCGTGATCGGTGATTCGGAGGTTGCTGCTGCCAGTCTCTCTACGCTGGACAACCACCTGGGGCGTCCCGAGGTGCAGCAGGCCCTGCAGAGCGGCAAAGGGAGCGCTACCCGGTATTCGGCCACCCTGCGGACCGACATGCTGTATGTGGCGGAACCATTTACCGCTGCCGACACGACCCGCATGGTGATCCGGCTTGCGCTTCCCCTGACTGCCCTGGAGAAGCTGAAGGTCAATCTGCATACCCTGCTTGCCATTGCATTCGCATTTGCAGCCATTATCTCGCTGGCCATGAGTTCGATCTTTTCCCAGATGCTCTACCGGCCGCTGCGCCAGGTTGCAGCCCTGGCGGAAGATATCGGTGCCGGCAATCTTTCCCGACGTCTGACCATTCATCGTTCCGATGAATTCGGCAATCTGGCCCAGGTTATGAACGCCATGGCCAGCCGCATTCAGGAGCAACTGCACAACCTTGCCACGGAACGGAATCGCCTCGATGCCATTCTTCGCGGCATGGGGGAGGGGCTCATGGTCACCGACGCCCAGGGTGCGGTGATGCTGGTCAATCCCGCATTCTGCGCACTGTTCGACGTCCGCGAGGAGGTGATCGGCCGACCGCTCATCGACATCACCCGGCACCCGACCCTGCACGAGTCGTTCAAGCTGGTCCTTCAGAACAGGGCAGAGCGCCACGAGGAGATCACACTCTCCCTCGGTGAGGACAAGACCATCCTGACACACTGGGTGCCGCTCCTGGACGGCGAGGAACTTCGGGGCATCGTGGCGGTCTTCCACGATATCTCCGATCTGAAGCGCCTCGAAAAGATCCGCAAGGACTTCGTTGCCAATGTTTCCCATGAACTCCGCACTCCGGTCACCGTTATCAAGGGGTATGCCGAGACACTGTTGGGCGGCCTGATGGTTGAGGACCCCGATCGGGCAGAGCGATTCGTCACGATCATACTCAATCATTCCGAGCGGCTGGCCACACTGATCGGTGACCTGCTCACCCTTTCTGAAATGGAATCGGGCGAATTCTCCCTGCAGTTGCATCCGGTCCCGCTGGCCGCGACCATTCGCCATGCTGCAGCCCTTGTGGAGTTGAAGGCCGGCGAAAAGGGGATTGTCCTCGACATTTCGGTTCCGGATGACACCCCGGCAGTTCTTGCCGACCAGGGGCGCCTCGAACAGGTCTTCATCAATCTTTTGGACAATGCGGTCAAGTACACGCCGGGCAGCGGCAGGGTAACGGTTGCCGTCACGGACGGGGAGGGCGCGGTTACCGTTCGGGTCTCCGATACCGGGCCGGGGATCCCTCCCCAGAGCCTGCCCCGGATCTTCGAGCGTTTCTATCGGGTTGATACCGCGCGCAGCCGTGACCAAGGTGGGACCGGACTCGGCCTTTCCATTGTCAAGCATATCGTCCAGCTCCATGGCGGCAGCATTTCCGTAGAGAGTACGCCGGGCAAGGGGAGCAGTTTCATCCTGACCCTGCGCAAGGCCTGA
- the phoU gene encoding phosphate signaling complex protein PhoU, producing the protein MEREHYSKQYDAELNEIRSKLLEMGGKVELMINDALKSLVERDSALADRVIAFDHEINRLEMEIDERCLQVLARRQPAARDLRFLTLALKIVTDLERIGDQCRNIGKRAKELNEEPPLKPYIDLPRMAQWAGVMVKEALDAFVGGDDRLALKVCGDDQFVDDLNEQIQRELLTFMMSEPTTIARAIKVNAIAKCLERIADHATNVAEMVIFMVKGKDIRHTGHPAV; encoded by the coding sequence ATGGAACGTGAACATTACAGTAAGCAGTACGATGCAGAGTTGAACGAGATTCGTTCCAAGCTCCTGGAGATGGGGGGCAAGGTGGAGTTGATGATCAACGATGCCCTCAAGTCACTGGTGGAGCGTGATTCAGCGCTGGCCGACCGGGTCATCGCCTTTGATCACGAGATCAATCGGCTGGAGATGGAGATCGATGAACGGTGCTTGCAGGTATTGGCCCGTCGCCAGCCGGCCGCACGCGATCTCCGCTTTTTGACCCTGGCGTTGAAGATCGTTACCGATCTGGAGCGGATCGGTGACCAGTGCCGCAATATCGGCAAACGGGCCAAGGAGCTCAACGAGGAACCGCCGTTGAAGCCGTATATCGACCTGCCGCGGATGGCCCAGTGGGCCGGCGTGATGGTCAAGGAGGCGCTTGACGCCTTTGTCGGCGGGGACGACCGTCTCGCCCTCAAGGTCTGCGGTGACGACCAGTTTGTCGATGACCTGAACGAGCAGATCCAGCGCGAACTGTTGACTTTCATGATGTCAGAACCAACGACCATCGCCCGTGCCATCAAGGTCAATGCCATTGCCAAATGCCTGGAGCGGATTGCCGATCATGCCACCAATGTGGCTGAGATGGTGATATTTATGGTGAAGGGAAAGGATATCCGGCACACCGGTCATCCGGCCGTGTAA
- the pstA gene encoding phosphate ABC transporter permease PstA codes for MIRYLSARSLKNGLMTLLMVTATLAVLTPLVIIFLHILKMGASSINLDFFTQIPKPTGETGGGMANGLMGSAIMIAMASCIGLPVGVLGAVYLTEYGGNRLSTVIRFSADVLAGIPSIITGMVAYTLLVVPMKNFSALAGAVSLAMIMIPIVLRTTEEQLKMVPGTLREASLALGVPLWRTTLKVTLASARTGIVTGVLLAIARIAGETAPLLFTALGNQFWSRKMTEPMAAIPLQIFNFAISPYDDWHRLAWAGALVLVVIMFTLSLAARYFGRQSQAR; via the coding sequence ATGATCCGTTATCTGTCTGCACGCTCCCTGAAAAACGGCCTGATGACCCTGCTCATGGTCACAGCGACACTCGCGGTCCTGACTCCGCTGGTGATCATCTTCCTCCATATCCTGAAGATGGGAGCGAGTTCCATCAACCTGGATTTTTTCACCCAGATACCCAAGCCGACCGGGGAGACGGGCGGCGGCATGGCCAACGGCCTGATGGGATCGGCCATCATGATCGCCATGGCATCCTGCATCGGCCTGCCGGTCGGTGTCCTTGGGGCCGTTTACCTGACCGAGTACGGCGGTAACCGTTTGTCCACGGTGATCCGTTTCAGCGCCGATGTCCTGGCTGGCATCCCATCCATCATCACCGGCATGGTTGCTTACACCCTGCTGGTGGTGCCGATGAAGAATTTTTCCGCCCTGGCCGGTGCGGTTTCTCTGGCGATGATTATGATCCCCATTGTGCTCCGCACCACCGAGGAGCAACTGAAGATGGTGCCGGGAACTCTGCGCGAGGCTTCATTGGCGCTGGGCGTGCCGCTCTGGCGGACGACACTCAAGGTGACGCTGGCAAGCGCACGGACCGGTATCGTTACTGGTGTGCTGCTGGCGATCGCCCGGATCGCCGGCGAAACGGCGCCGCTGCTCTTTACCGCCCTGGGCAACCAGTTCTGGAGCAGGAAGATGACCGAACCCATGGCCGCCATCCCGCTGCAGATCTTCAATTTTGCCATCTCTCCTTATGATGACTGGCACCGGCTGGCCTGGGCAGGGGCGCTGGTCCTGGTGGTCATCATGTTTACCCTGAGCCTGGCTGCACGGTATTTCGGCCGGCAGAGCCAGGCCCGCTAG